A single Nitrospirota bacterium DNA region contains:
- the moaA gene encoding GTP 3',8-cyclase MoaA, producing MALVDRNNRCIDYLRISVTDRCNLSCLYCKPKARIGSLQHRDILRYEEMLRIVSVAVPLGITHVRITGGEPLVRRGIVDFIRSLRSVDGIRDMSLTTNGVLLAGMVGELRDAGIGRLNISLDSLLPEKFRTMTGSDHWSDVWEGIRRAEEAGFSPVKINMVPVRGVNDDEILDFARLTIDRPLHVRFIEFMPIGANDRWRSEACVSGAQIREVIEREFGTLAPARGNESAGPASNFRISGAAGVIGFISPISKHFCAACRRLRLTADGKIRPCLLSDTEIDVKSPLRGGCDERELERLLRLALEIKPEHHYIDRDRGLPYCFERTMSGIGG from the coding sequence ATGGCCCTCGTTGACCGCAATAACCGGTGCATCGACTACCTGCGCATCTCCGTCACCGACAGATGCAATCTCTCCTGCCTGTACTGCAAGCCGAAAGCCCGCATCGGGAGCCTCCAGCACCGAGACATTCTCCGGTATGAGGAAATGCTCAGGATCGTCTCCGTGGCCGTGCCGCTCGGCATCACGCACGTCCGCATCACCGGCGGTGAACCGCTCGTGCGGCGCGGCATCGTTGACTTCATCCGGTCGCTCCGGTCCGTCGACGGGATCAGGGACATGAGCCTGACCACGAACGGTGTGCTGCTCGCCGGCATGGTCGGCGAACTTCGTGATGCAGGGATCGGGCGTCTCAACATCAGCCTCGACTCCCTCCTTCCGGAAAAGTTCCGCACCATGACGGGAAGCGACCACTGGTCCGACGTCTGGGAAGGTATCCGGCGGGCGGAGGAGGCGGGATTTTCCCCGGTCAAGATCAACATGGTCCCGGTCAGAGGCGTCAATGATGATGAAATCCTGGACTTCGCGCGGCTCACGATCGACCGCCCCCTGCACGTCAGGTTCATCGAGTTCATGCCCATCGGCGCGAACGACCGGTGGCGGAGCGAAGCCTGTGTCAGCGGGGCGCAGATCCGGGAGGTCATCGAACGCGAGTTCGGTACGCTCGCCCCTGCACGCGGCAATGAGTCAGCAGGCCCCGCCTCGAATTTCCGGATCTCAGGAGCTGCGGGCGTGATCGGGTTCATCAGCCCTATCAGCAAGCACTTTTGCGCAGCCTGCCGTCGGCTGCGGCTCACGGCCGACGGGAAGATCAGGCCCTGTCTCCTGTCGGATACCGAGATCGATGTGAAGTCGCCTTTGCGCGGAGGCTGCGATGAGCGGGAACTGGAGCGGCTGCTGAGGCTGGCCCTGGAGATCAAGCCGGAGCACCACTATATCGACCGGGACCGGGGACTGCCGTACTGTTTCGAACGGACCATGTCGGGGATAGGGGGATGA
- the moaC gene encoding cyclic pyranopterin monophosphate synthase MoaC, with the protein MTSDKGQEAGPKLNHFDEEGRARMVDVSGKAETVREAEAEARVNMQPETLGLILDRNISKGDVFGVARVAGIMAAKKTPELVPLCHPVILTSVEVAFEPDAPSSSVLVRATARTTGKTGVEMEALTAAAVAGLTIYDMCKAVDRAMTITGVQLMKKTGGKSGTFKRS; encoded by the coding sequence GTGACGAGTGACAAAGGACAGGAAGCCGGCCCGAAACTGAACCACTTCGACGAAGAAGGCAGGGCGCGCATGGTCGATGTTTCCGGCAAGGCGGAAACGGTCCGCGAGGCGGAAGCCGAAGCCCGGGTGAATATGCAGCCGGAAACGCTCGGCCTCATTCTTGACAGGAACATTTCGAAAGGAGACGTGTTCGGCGTTGCCCGCGTGGCCGGCATCATGGCAGCGAAGAAAACGCCTGAACTGGTCCCCCTGTGCCATCCGGTGATTCTCACGTCCGTCGAGGTCGCATTTGAGCCGGACGCCCCCTCATCGAGTGTCCTTGTCCGCGCGACGGCCCGGACGACGGGGAAAACGGGCGTGGAAATGGAGGCCCTGACGGCCGCAGCTGTCGCCGGTCTCACCATCTATGACATGTGCAAGGCCGTGGACCGGGCGATGACGATCACCGGCGTGCAGCTGATGAAAAAAACGGGCGGTAAGAGCGGGACCTTCAAGCGGTCCTGA